The following are encoded in a window of Corythoichthys intestinalis isolate RoL2023-P3 chromosome 8, ASM3026506v1, whole genome shotgun sequence genomic DNA:
- the prokr1a gene encoding prokineticin receptor 1a, translating to MNNSSQYLLSDSADYNSVDYEVSPEEIPDATRGPAFLVASVVIAMSLVTIMAVCGAGNCAFIISLLRDGRRRGLTDLLMANLAVSDTLVAAICCPLLLDYYVISRLSWRHGLVACAVVNYLRTLSLHVSTNALLAIAVDRYAAIVHPLGPGLPSHMWYIVLIAVWGVPAVISIPSATMSSETEYPHGQSGPPKTFCAQIWPVDQRVLYRSYFLLVLALEFLVPVLVMAVCYARISKELWFKKVPGFQTLQIRKRLRKRRRTVLVLMLVLLAYILCWTPYYGFSLLRDFYPTVISRDRNALVVFYIMECVAMSNGVINTLCFVSVRHKARKNAKSKQCIPAPLVLFVSNKSICDEARTSSLRVTEELEGGSHRS from the exons ATGAACAACAGCAGCCAGTATCTACTCTCCGACTCTGCTGACTACAACTCAGTGGACTACGAAGTGTCTCCAGAGGAAATCCCAGATGCGACCCGTGGCCCCGCCTTCCTAGTGGCTAGCGTTGTAATCGCGATGTCTCTCGTTACTATCATGGCTGTGTGCGGGGCGGGAAACTGCGCCTTCATCATCAGTTTGCTTCGTGACGGGAGGCGTCGCGGCCTGACCGACCTCCTGATGGCTAACCTGGCGGTGTCTGACACTCTGGTAGCAGccatttgttgccctctgctgctcGACTACTACGTGATCAGTCGGCTGTCGTGGCGTCACGGATTGGTAGCCTGCGCCGTCGTCAACTACCTGAGGACACTGTCCTTACATGTGTCCACCAACGCGCTACTCGCCATCGCCGTAGACAG GTACGCTGCGATCGTGCACCCGCTGGGTCCTGGCTTGCCGTCCCATATGTGGTACATTGTGCTTATCGCTGTGTGGGGGGTCCCAGCCGTGATCTCCATCCCGTCGGCCACTATGTCTTCAGAGACCGAGTACCCCCATGGGCAGAGTGGCCCTCCCAAGACCTTCTGCGCTCAGATCTGGCCCGTAGACCAGCGTGTCCTCTACCGATCCTACTTCCTACTTGTCTTGGCTCTGGAGTTCTTGGTCCCGGTGTTGGTGATGGCGGTATGCTACGCCCGCATATCCAAGGAACTTTGGTTCAAGAAGGTTCCCGGTTTCCAGACTTTGCAGATCCGCAAGCGTCTCCGAAAGCGTAGAAGGACGGTACTGGTTCTGATGCTGGTCCTGCTGGCCTACATTCTTTGCTGGACCCCTTATTACGGATTCTCCCTGCTCAGGGATTTCTACCCAACAGTCATCTCCAGGGACAGGAACGCTCTGGTGGTGTTTTACATCATGGAGTGTGTGGCCATGAGCAACGGTGTTATCAACACACTTTGCTTTGTCAGCGTCAGACACAAAGCAAGAAAGAACGcgaagtccaaacagtgcataCCAGCCCCGTTGGTCTTATTTGTTTCCAACAAGTCCATATGCGATGAGGCCCGAACTTCCTCACTTAGGGTTACTGAAGAATTGGAAGGAGGGTCCCATAGATCCTAA